Genomic segment of Truepera radiovictrix DSM 17093:
AGCTGCTCCAGAGCCTCTAAGTCTCGTCTGGACGAGTTGCAGACCGGATACGCAGGTTGAGCCGGGGGGCGCCGCCCAAGGAGGGATATGGAAGCCTTCTTCGAGGTGTTTGCACACACCGCGGGTGTCGTGATCGAGCTTGCGGGTATCGCCGTGATCCTCCTTGGCGTCCTCGTGTCGACGGGGGCGTTTCTGCTGCAACTTGCGCGCGGCTCGAGGGGCGCTTACAACCGCTACCGCAGCAACCTCGGTCGCGGTATCCTTTTGGGGCTCGAGTTTCTAGTGGCCGCCGACATCATCGGTACGGTGGCCTTAGAGCCCTCTTTTGAAAACTTGGGTG
This window contains:
- a CDS encoding DUF1622 domain-containing protein: MEAFFEVFAHTAGVVIELAGIAVILLGVLVSTGAFLLQLARGSRGAYNRYRSNLGRGILLGLEFLVAADIIGTVALEPSFENLGVLAGIVLIRTFLSFSLEAEILGRWPWQAQHEKGEG